AATCCTAGAGAATGGTCGCATCATTTTTCATCTAtcattttaattatatatagaaaagaatttttatgaattattacgagaaaaaaaatattactaatCTTTTTACAAAACAACACTAAGTTACAAAGATaagatttgaaaaatgttaCACACTGTCGTGACCAGTAAGTTGCATTGTCGGAATTATGattaaagttgaaaattttcattttttcatgaTTGAACGCCATTTGGCGCACACTCTCGTGATTGGACACCATTTGACAACATTTACTAACATAATTATTAACGGTCAATCTAACAGAAGTatgaatataaaagaaaagcGCAACTTTATATATGAAActaaaatagaaaaaacttgatgaataaaagtttgaaaaatgatGTACTTTAAGATATTGAAGTGAGAATTACTATAAATTTACTTTTCCAAACAAACGTACCATAAAAacatgaaagtgaagaacactTCCCGTCACGGAGCGTGGAAATAGCATCGTCCACAAAAACACATGCAGTGACATTTGCATAGGCCAACACTGACACGTGACACCGGTCTAATCCGCAACCCGCACCCCACCACTCCCTGTCCCCACGCGCCTTCCCCTTCCCTCTTCCCCGATCCCAAACTCTTCcccaaagcaaaagcaaagtaCCTGCTGAGTGAGTCACTCAAGCAAACAGATTTCTGGGCTTCCTCTGCAGAACCCAACTCTCTGTTTTCCAATATTTCACATTCAGAAGTGCTTTTCCAGAAGTGCGTTTAGTTGCTTCTATTATTGTATTTTACTGTAACGGTTGTTGTGAGAGGCACAGTAGATCAAGAACGTCGCTTTCCAATTTGCTGGACAATATCTAACAGTTTGAATATCTCATAAAGGTTTTGGAAATTAATACTTTTTGGGGGGTCGGTTTCCTTTCATTCTCTGAAAGTGTAGTTTTCTGGGCAGCTGTGGAAGATAAGGCTGGAGAAAAATCCAACAAAATCTCATTTATTTTGCTCAAAGAAGCAGAGGAAGCAGAGTCATTGCGCTCGTTCGAACTCGAATGCTCGAAACTGATGAATTTTCAGCTAAATTTGGCAACTGGGTTCGATTCAATTTGCAGTTTTGAATGATGGGTTGTATAGTGATTGAGCTCGTTCAAACTCGAAGCTGATGAATTTTCTGGTAAAATCGGCATTTGGGTTCCTTTCGATTTGCTTTTTCGAGTGATGGGTTGCAGAGTGATTGAGCTCGTTCGAACTTGAAACTGATGAATTTTCAGGTAAATTTGGCATCTGGGTTCGAttcaatttgtgtttttgaatgATGGGTTGTGTGTATTCGAGAGTTTGCATTGGAGAGGTTTGTTCTCCGAGAGTTCCGAAATTGAAAGAGAATCAGGATGTGAGGAGCACTGAGATCCCAGTGTTCTCTCCTACTTCCTCCAATGGAGAAGTAGGTGAGCTTCAAGACCAGTTCAACCAGTCTGACTTAACTGGGGATGCTGAGGTGGGTATCACTAGGCTCCGTAGGGTTTCATCACAGTTTCTGCCTCCCAATGGATCAAGAACTGTGAAGGTTCCTTCGGGAAACTTCGAAATGCGGTATTCTTTTTTGTCTCAGAGAGGTTATTACCCTGATGCTCTTGATAAGGCTAACCAAGATAGCTTTTGCATCCACACGCCATTCGGGACAAATCCGGATGACCATTTCTTTGGGGTCTTTGATGGTCATGGAGAATTCGGAGCTGAGTGTTCGCAGTTTGTGAAAAGAAAGTTGTGTGAGAATTTGCTTAGGAATAATAAGTTTCAAGTGGATGCTGTCGAGGCGTGCCATTCTGCGTTTATTGCAACCAATTCTCAGTTGCACGCTGATAGTTTGGATGATAGCATGAGCGGGACAACTGCAATTACGGTTTTGGTTCGAGGTAGGACAATATGCATTGCAAATTCGGGTGATTCAAGGGCCGTTATGGCAGAGAGGAAAGGGGATGACATCGTGGCTGTGGATCTTTCAATTGATCAAACCCCATTTAGAGTGGACGAGCTCGAAAGGGTTAAGCTTTGTGGTGCAAGAGTTCTTACGTTGGATCAGATTGAAGGGCTGAAGAATCCAGATGTGCAGTGTTGGGGAACCGAAGAAGGCGATGATGGTGATCCACCTAGATTGTGGGTGCCAAACGGAATGTATCCTGGAACAGCTTTTACGAGGAGTATTGGTGATTCGACTGCTGAGACAATTGGGGTTGTTGCCAACCCTGAAATCGTGGTTTTAGAGCTTACACAGAATAATCCTTTCTTTGTTCTTGCTAGTGATGGAGTTTTTGAGTTCCTTTCTAGCCAAGCTGTGGTGGATATGGTAAGGTATCCTGCTTTCTCTTTGTTGCAATTCAAGTGTGGAATCTGTTAGACTTATTTATCTCTGATTATTGAATGCTTATAAGTTCGTTGCCACTGATTAtgattgtttgtttgctttcttATTGTTGGGCATGATGAGTTTAGTTTGGTTGAGTATTTCTTCAtggttttttctattttttccaCTTCTCTTGATTCTGTTACTATATTTACAGGTTGCAAAATTTAAAGATCCCCGTGATGCTTGTGCTGCAATTGTAGCTGAATCATATAAACTCTGGCTGCAGTATGAAACTCGTACAGATGATATTACAGTGATCGTTGTGCATGTAAATGGGCTGACTGATGTAAGAGGACTTGCTGTCCAAACAATGACCTTTTTTGTGCATTGTCTTCATGTGAATATGATATGCTGAAATGTAGTCAACTAATAATGTCTTTTTATTATAGACGTCCATCCGTCAATCAGTAAGCCCTGCTGCTGCTTTACGACCAACTGTTCCTCAAGTTGTAGAGGTTACAGGATGTGAATCTCCTTCACCCACTGGGTGGAACTCTAGCAACCAGCGCACCAGACATGATTTGTCAAGGGCACGCCTTCGTGTGATTGAGAGTTCTCTAGAAAATGGGCAAATTTGGGTTCCTCCACCGCCATCCCACAGAAAGACTTGGGAGGAAGAAGTATGCTTTCTGTTCGTCGTGATTTGTATGAAAGAGCAGAAATTATGCCAATTTCTTTATCGCGAGTTCTTACTCTGAAAATTTGCTTTTGGTAAATAGGCACACATTCAGCGGGGTTTGCACGACCATTTCCTCTTCAGAAAGCTTACTGATTCTCAGTGTCAGGTGTTATTGGATTGCATGGAAAGGGTTGAGTTCCAGCCTGGAGATGTTGTTGTTAGACAGGTtcgttttctttaatttttcctttttcttgtttATAGCGATAGCCTTTCATTGCTCTTGCGCATAATTGTAGTGCTTTTGGCAGAGTCATGAGTGGCAGACATGGACTTATCACATCACCAATCTGAAAAgaattaatatatgtaaaatgcCTATCAATTCGGGTGTAGTTCAAATTTACTTGGAATGCTTTTACAACTGCAGGATTCAGGATCGTGAACTTCtacagaaagaagaaaatagtaTATACAAACTCATGCTTACCCCTATGGCCAAGAAATTTATGTAACTAAAACAGACATATTTACAATTTATGTAACTAATTTACCGGGACCTCCTGCCTAGTAAATGAGTGGTCCATAGGGTTGCAATATTAGTTTAATTTTTGAAGTTACATTCACAATGCGGATCCATTGCCAAAAACAGCCTACAGACTCCATGTACAAAATATAGAGAAGTTAAATGTTACGATTTTGTGTGGTTATATTACATGTAacaattattgtattttgtaggGTGGTGAAGGTGACTGCTTTTATGTTGTTGGCAGTGGAGAATTTGAGGTGTTGGCAACCCAGGTTTTAAATATATCCTTTTTCTACTTGAAATTCATTTGGGTAATTTTCATGAGGCCCCACAGCTTTTTTGTTGACTGGATATGATCATGGCAGGAAGAAAAGAATGGAGAGGTTCCAAGGGTTCTGCAGCGCTATACAGCTGATAAGCTGTCATCCTTTGGGGAACTAGCGCTAATGTGAGTTAATTATTTCTACCTTTTTTATCTGTTGGTTTAGGAAATGGCTGTTTAGGCTTTCCTTCGTCTGTCTGATTCCTCTTGTAATAGTGCATCATATGTTTTTCTAATTTCTATTTAATTGATTCTGGGATATATGGTACTACAGGCATAACAAACCACTACAGGCCTCCGTTCGAGCTGTGACCAGTGGAACTCTTTGGGCTTTGAAAAGAGAAGACTTCCGTGGAATTTTAACATCAGAGTTTTCTAATTTGTCATATTTGAAGTTGCTTCGATCAGTGGATCTTCTATCGAGGCTGACAATCTTACAGCTGAGCCATATCGCCGATTCTCTGTCTGAAGTTTCCTTTTCAGAAGGCCAGACAATAGTCAGTAAGGTACTTTATTTTTGTTAAGAATATCATTTACTCTTTATTCCTATATTTGATGTGTATTTCACATGTATATGCAGAGTGAAGACCTAGTTGGATTATACATTATCCAGAAGGGAAAAGTGAGGATTACTTTTGATGCAATTTCAGCTAGTAGTTCAGTTGTCCGGAGTCTCAAGTCTGACTATCAAAAAGAAGATGATTATCCTCAGAGCAGTAAAGAACTCTCAGTGGAGAAGACGGAGGGAAGCTGCTTTGGTGAATGGGCACTTCTTGGAGAACATATTGATTTGTTTAGAGCAGTTGCTGTGGGAGATGTCACCTGTGCTGTTTTAACGAAGGAAAATTTTGATTCAGCCGTTGGCCCTTTGACAAAGATTTCTCAGGATGATCAGAAGTATGTTACTCTGGAAGTCTCAGTTCATAAATTTTACTAATCTACCTTTTTGAAGTCCATGCTTAACACTGGAACTCTCTAATGGCAAATGACAGTttcttaaagttttttttttttttataagacaGGATATCTCATGACTGTTGCATATTTCTGATGCTGTTGGTTGATGTCATTTGTAGGTCAAGGGATTATTCTTCAGAAGTTCCAAAGGAATCTGCCAAGAATATTGATATGTCTGCTCTTACTGAAGTCCAGTTGTCTGATCTAGTATGGAATTGAGTGTCCTGCTTGTTTATATGTTTCTGAGTTTCTAAGGATAAATGCTTAATTGAGTTATTGTGTCATTCGTTGATGCTATATATTTTTCCATTTTAGGAATGGAGAACAATTTTGTATAGCACTGACTGCAGTGAAATTGGAGTTGTTCGTTTAAGAGATTCAggttggttgtttgtgttttagggttcgtttcattttttggttttattttgttAGATTGGGCTTCTACATGATGCAGGATTTATGTTGAAGCAATAAATGATGTATCATTTGTTAGACAAAGAAGTCAATAACGTATACTGCATCGAATGGGGGAGACCAATTAGTAGATGCAACATTTTGAGaagaatttatttttgtttaaaacaGTACATAAGCTGACAGGAATTCTTCTTGTTAAATCTGATTGCCTATCAGAAAAATTGCTCAGTTTGAAAAGGTTTTCAAAGCAAATGGTCAGAAGGATGGGAAAGGAAGCGCAAGTGTTAAAAGAGAAGGATC
This is a stretch of genomic DNA from Malus domestica chromosome 02, GDT2T_hap1. It encodes these proteins:
- the LOC103449519 gene encoding protein phosphatase 2C and cyclic nucleotide-binding/kinase domain-containing protein-like codes for the protein MMGCVYSRVCIGEVCSPRVPKLKENQDVRSTEIPVFSPTSSNGEVGELQDQFNQSDLTGDAEVGITRLRRVSSQFLPPNGSRTVKVPSGNFEMRYSFLSQRGYYPDALDKANQDSFCIHTPFGTNPDDHFFGVFDGHGEFGAECSQFVKRKLCENLLRNNKFQVDAVEACHSAFIATNSQLHADSLDDSMSGTTAITVLVRGRTICIANSGDSRAVMAERKGDDIVAVDLSIDQTPFRVDELERVKLCGARVLTLDQIEGLKNPDVQCWGTEEGDDGDPPRLWVPNGMYPGTAFTRSIGDSTAETIGVVANPEIVVLELTQNNPFFVLASDGVFEFLSSQAVVDMVAKFKDPRDACAAIVAESYKLWLQYETRTDDITVIVVHVNGLTDTSIRQSVSPAAALRPTVPQVVEVTGCESPSPTGWNSSNQRTRHDLSRARLRVIESSLENGQIWVPPPPSHRKTWEEEAHIQRGLHDHFLFRKLTDSQCQVLLDCMERVEFQPGDVVVRQGGEGDCFYVVGSGEFEVLATQEEKNGEVPRVLQRYTADKLSSFGELALMHNKPLQASVRAVTSGTLWALKREDFRGILTSEFSNLSYLKLLRSVDLLSRLTILQLSHIADSLSEVSFSEGQTIVSKSEDLVGLYIIQKGKVRITFDAISASSSVVRSLKSDYQKEDDYPQSSKELSVEKTEGSCFGEWALLGEHIDLFRAVAVGDVTCAVLTKENFDSAVGPLTKISQDDQKSRDYSSEVPKESAKNIDMSALTEVQLSDLEWRTILYSTDCSEIGVVRLRDSEKLLSLKRFSKQMVRRMGKEAQVLKEKDLIKSMSSSACVPQFLCTCVDQTHAGILFNTCLACPLASILHTPLDEPSAKFCAASLVAGLADLHKNDVLYRGLSHDVLMLDQTGYLQLVDFKFGKKLSGERTYTICGMVDFLAPEVVQGKGHGFPSDWWALGVLIYFMLRGEMPFGSWRQSELDTFAKIAKGQLTLPQTFSPEVVDLITKLLEVDENTRLGSQGYESVKRHPWFDGTDWEGIKDRSLPVPHEITSRITQHLGSHSEDCSVPLASPSRNGEELETPEWFDDW